In Petrotoga sp. 9PW.55.5.1, the sequence TTTATCTCTATTCTTTGGTCTGCTGCAACTGAGATAGGCGGAGTTGCAGCAGTTAGCGCTATTTTATCTACGGTAGCAGTTGTCAATATAATCTTTTCTCCTTTTGCAGGAGTCTGGGCCGATAGGTGGAAGAAAAGGAATATTCTTGTTATAACAGATATAACATGTGGTGTGATCCTCTTGTTGTTAGGTTCCTTTTTTGGCACTTATTTATTCCAAATATGGGTGTTAATTTTGGCAATTTTTGGATTACAGATCTGCGGAAGCTTGTTTGGCCCTGCTTTACTCTCTTTGATACCCGTTATTGCTGATGACAAAGATCTTTTTCAAGCAAACGCTTTAATCTCAATGACTGATAGACTTTCCCAAATTATAGGAATGGCAATAGGTGGGGTACTTATTTCTTTAGTAGGTATAAAAGGAGCAATTTTTATAGACGCTATTACATTTATTTTATCAGCTGTATCTGAAATGTTCATAAATATAGAAGAAATAAATAAAAAAGAAGTAAAAACTCACAAAAAAATTCGAATGTGGCCAGATATAAAAGATGGATTTAAAGTGATATGGTCTAATATTGAATTGAAATGGTTAATACTTTTAGAAATTATAGCTGATTTCTTCGGTACAACTATTTTTGTTTTTTTGCCAATATTAGCTGATCAAATATTGAAAGTTGATTCCGCAGGGTATGGAATTATGCAGGCAATGTTAGGTGTAGGTTCATTAATTTCTGCTCTTGTCCTTTCATTTGTTAAAGAAATAAAAATGAAATATACAGCCTTGACCATTGCCGGTATACTTTCAGGATTATCTTTAATGTCTCTTGGGATAGCTAATAGATATCTTTATGCGTTATTCTCTCTTCTTATTTTAGGAATTATGAGTGAAATTGTAAATGTTAATGAAAATCTTATAATTCAAAGAAGAACGCCAAAAGATACAAGAGGACGAGTCTTTGCCTTACGT encodes:
- a CDS encoding MFS transporter — encoded protein: MPGSKGSLNLLTKNRNFLLLFFGRLVSSVGTAIFFISILWSAATEIGGVAAVSAILSTVAVVNIIFSPFAGVWADRWKKRNILVITDITCGVILLLLGSFFGTYLFQIWVLILAIFGLQICGSLFGPALLSLIPVIADDKDLFQANALISMTDRLSQIIGMAIGGVLISLVGIKGAIFIDAITFILSAVSEMFINIEEINKKEVKTHKKIRMWPDIKDGFKVIWSNIELKWLILLEIIADFFGTTIFVFLPILADQILKVDSAGYGIMQAMLGVGSLISALVLSFVKEIKMKYTALTIAGILSGLSLMSLGIANRYLYALFSLLILGIMSEIVNVNENLIIQRRTPKDTRGRVFALRSTMDNSLRPFSFALAGVLATIFPLQNIFIVFGLISSIIGLMYIFIPIRLKKQEIAVD